The Actinomycetota bacterium genome segment CGGCCTCGGTCTCGTTGGTCAGGCCGTCGCCGTCGGTGTCGTCCTGGGCGTCCCCGATGCCGTCGTGATCGGAGTCCGAGACCAGCGCGTTCGTGCCGGACTCGCCCTCGTCCTCGTTGGTGAGCCCGTCGCCGTCGAGGTCCTCGTCGCCGTCCTCGACTCCGTCCCCGTCGGAGTCGTCGAGGTTCGCGACGTAGGGGGCGAACAAGCCGTCGGCGGTGGTCGCCTTGTCCAGGGTGTACTCGACCTTGGCCTTCAGGCCGTCGTGGTCCTTGTCCGTACCGGCGTCACGCACCCCCACCACGAGACCGTTGGGCCCTTCCCAGCAGTCCGGGATGCCGTCCCGGTCGGTGTCCGCGGACGACGCGGTGCAGGCGGACGTCGTCGCCCCGGATGCCCCGTGCGCCCATGCTCCCGCCGTGCGGATGAGCACGCCGGCCGGCGCGATGGCGAGCACGGCCACCGTTACGCCCGCTCTCTTCAGCCACAGCTTGATGTCTTCCACGACCACTCCTCTCCCTGGGCGTTCAGCCCGCTTGCTTCTCGGACATATCGGCGAGAAGCAGCGGGCCAGCCGAGGGGCCGAATGGCCGTTTCGACACGGACCTTGGACATCCCCCGCAGGCATCCTCCGCGGCCCCCCGGCCCGCGTCCCGGCCGCCCGTCATCCGGGGGGTGGAACCGGCTCCAGCGGATTGTGGTGAAATTGGGACAGGTCTCGAGAGCGGGAGCTGAGCCCGAGTGGCGAAGCAGTCAGGTCTGGAAGAGGTCGTCGCAGCGCAGACCAAGCTGTCGGACATCGACGGCAAGCTGGGGCGGCTCTGGTACGTCGGCTACGACATCAACGGCC includes the following:
- a CDS encoding MSCRAMM family adhesin SdrC, whose amino-acid sequence is MEDIKLWLKRAGVTVAVLAIAPAGVLIRTAGAWAHGASGATTSACTASSADTDRDGIPDCWEGPNGLVVGVRDAGTDKDHDGLKAKVEYTLDKATTADGLFAPYVANLDDSDGDGVEDGDEDLDGDGLTNEDEGESGTNALVSDSDHDGIGDAQDDTDGDGLTNETEAGSADEDGDTQGVDDVVDENGDGINDTNQDFDCDGVSNGAELNPRSADSDQDGESDALDDDDGDGIDNVDEQGFDDQGLDEGVLDEDANDDGVVDGDEDQDGDGQNEGDEDQDGPDDQGNCDSQDGQALTFHLTGGTFRIAVR